A part of Arachis hypogaea cultivar Tifrunner chromosome 12, arahy.Tifrunner.gnm2.J5K5, whole genome shotgun sequence genomic DNA contains:
- the LOC112728323 gene encoding growth-regulating factor 9 isoform X2 produces the protein MEAKSLEAVPPSHNTSGGPQKKIDMGQKMDGGGGVGVIKEEKKNTTSFETLKRAEEEEGGAIRKPAMNKAWQQQEDRCCCLLFTEAQRRELHHQVLTFNYFAYNLPLPLPLPLPHPHHHLVLPFGSGFGVFHKQFPSYMSGEYNHYQCFDYGSMMDPEPNRCRRTDGKKWRCSKNTVPYHKYCERHVHRGRNRSRKPVETSKVVNSNSITKPCSKLHTAIASNTKSAVSIPTPKVTNFGNRTSVASDNRSSRDLCKKDNQIKNCVGYSISVMSSGKGSVTNDSNCISAGIGFSPRSVLQVSGCNSSHHNFTNSTELEPGRCRRTDGKKWRCKSAVLPGQKYCTTHVHRGAKRRCSTDHEPVTTPTPTPRYANTNSRPIYSAANRTTITEARKTVCTVPNTKLSMSIPASAPLRHNNGKSPNRSSDTDTTITDTINECSYASF, from the exons ATGGAAGCCAAGTCTCTTGAAGCTGTTCCCCCTTCACACAACACTTCTG GTGGACCCCAGAAGAAGATTGACATGGGACAAAAGatggatggtggtggtggtgttggagtgatcaaagaagagaagaagaacacAACAAGTTTTGAAACACTGAAGAGAGcagaagaggaagaaggaggagCAATAAGAAAACCTGCTATGAACAAAGCATGGCAACAACAAGAAGATAGGTGCTGTTGTTTATTGTTCACAGAAGCTCAAAGGCGTGAGCTTCATCATCAAGTTCTTACCTTCAACTACTTTGCTTATAatctccctcttcctcttcctcttcctctccctCACCCTCATCATCACCTTGTGCTACCCTTTGGTTCTGGCTTTGGTGTTTTTCATAAGCAATTTCCAAGCTATATGTCAG GAGAATACAATCACTACCAATGTTTTGACTATGGAAGTATGATGGATCCTGAACCGAATAGGTGTAGAAGAACCGATGGAAAGAAATGGAGGTGCAGCAAGAACACAGTACCTTATCATAAGTATTGTGAACGACACGTGCACAGAGGCCGGAACCGTTCAAGAAAGCCTGTGGAAACATCCAAAGTTGTTAACTCAAATTCGATAACAAAGCCTTGTAGCAAGCTACATACTGCTATAGCCTCAAACACAAAATCTGCTGTTTCAATTCCAACACCTAAGGTAACAAACTTTGGCAACAGGACATCGGTTGCTTCGGATAACAGAAGTAGCCGAGATTTATGCAAGAAGGATAACCAGATCAAGAACTGTGTCGGCTACAGTATCAGTGTTATGAGTAGTGGTAAAGGAAGTGTTACCAATGATAGTAATTGCATCTCTGCCGGCATAGGCTTCTCCCCAAGGAGTGTTCTCCAAG TTTCTGGTTGCAATAGTTCACACCACAACTTCACAAACAGTACAGAGCTTGAACCAGGCAGGTGCCGGAGAACAGACGGCAAGAAGTGGCGGTGCAAGAGTGCTGTTCTTCCTGGTCAGAAGTATTGCACCACTCACGTGCACAGAGGAGCTAAAAGGCGTTGTTCCACAGATCATGAGCCAgtcactactcctactcctactcctcgCTATGCCAATACCAATTCTCGGCCGATTTACTCTGCCGCGAACAGGACAACGATAACCGAAGCTCGGAAAACAGTTTGCACAGTTCCTAACACAAAActttctatgtcaatcccagcaaGTGCACCATTGAGACACAACAATGGGAAGAGTCCTAATAGGAGCAGTGACACAGACACCACCATCACTGACACCATCAATGAGTGTAGCTATGCTTCTTTCTAA
- the LOC112728323 gene encoding growth-regulating factor 9 isoform X1, producing the protein MLFFCAFSFLFSLLCVFFWCFCSLLYFLGGPQKKIDMGQKMDGGGGVGVIKEEKKNTTSFETLKRAEEEEGGAIRKPAMNKAWQQQEDRCCCLLFTEAQRRELHHQVLTFNYFAYNLPLPLPLPLPHPHHHLVLPFGSGFGVFHKQFPSYMSGEYNHYQCFDYGSMMDPEPNRCRRTDGKKWRCSKNTVPYHKYCERHVHRGRNRSRKPVETSKVVNSNSITKPCSKLHTAIASNTKSAVSIPTPKVTNFGNRTSVASDNRSSRDLCKKDNQIKNCVGYSISVMSSGKGSVTNDSNCISAGIGFSPRSVLQVSGCNSSHHNFTNSTELEPGRCRRTDGKKWRCKSAVLPGQKYCTTHVHRGAKRRCSTDHEPVTTPTPTPRYANTNSRPIYSAANRTTITEARKTVCTVPNTKLSMSIPASAPLRHNNGKSPNRSSDTDTTITDTINECSYASF; encoded by the exons ATGttgtttttttgtgctttttcttttcttttctcactTTTATGTGTTTTCTTCTGGTGTTTTTGTTCATTATTATATTTTCTAGGTGGACCCCAGAAGAAGATTGACATGGGACAAAAGatggatggtggtggtggtgttggagtgatcaaagaagagaagaagaacacAACAAGTTTTGAAACACTGAAGAGAGcagaagaggaagaaggaggagCAATAAGAAAACCTGCTATGAACAAAGCATGGCAACAACAAGAAGATAGGTGCTGTTGTTTATTGTTCACAGAAGCTCAAAGGCGTGAGCTTCATCATCAAGTTCTTACCTTCAACTACTTTGCTTATAatctccctcttcctcttcctcttcctctccctCACCCTCATCATCACCTTGTGCTACCCTTTGGTTCTGGCTTTGGTGTTTTTCATAAGCAATTTCCAAGCTATATGTCAG GAGAATACAATCACTACCAATGTTTTGACTATGGAAGTATGATGGATCCTGAACCGAATAGGTGTAGAAGAACCGATGGAAAGAAATGGAGGTGCAGCAAGAACACAGTACCTTATCATAAGTATTGTGAACGACACGTGCACAGAGGCCGGAACCGTTCAAGAAAGCCTGTGGAAACATCCAAAGTTGTTAACTCAAATTCGATAACAAAGCCTTGTAGCAAGCTACATACTGCTATAGCCTCAAACACAAAATCTGCTGTTTCAATTCCAACACCTAAGGTAACAAACTTTGGCAACAGGACATCGGTTGCTTCGGATAACAGAAGTAGCCGAGATTTATGCAAGAAGGATAACCAGATCAAGAACTGTGTCGGCTACAGTATCAGTGTTATGAGTAGTGGTAAAGGAAGTGTTACCAATGATAGTAATTGCATCTCTGCCGGCATAGGCTTCTCCCCAAGGAGTGTTCTCCAAG TTTCTGGTTGCAATAGTTCACACCACAACTTCACAAACAGTACAGAGCTTGAACCAGGCAGGTGCCGGAGAACAGACGGCAAGAAGTGGCGGTGCAAGAGTGCTGTTCTTCCTGGTCAGAAGTATTGCACCACTCACGTGCACAGAGGAGCTAAAAGGCGTTGTTCCACAGATCATGAGCCAgtcactactcctactcctactcctcgCTATGCCAATACCAATTCTCGGCCGATTTACTCTGCCGCGAACAGGACAACGATAACCGAAGCTCGGAAAACAGTTTGCACAGTTCCTAACACAAAActttctatgtcaatcccagcaaGTGCACCATTGAGACACAACAATGGGAAGAGTCCTAATAGGAGCAGTGACACAGACACCACCATCACTGACACCATCAATGAGTGTAGCTATGCTTCTTTCTAA
- the LOC112730565 gene encoding uncharacterized protein, whose product MVEGLKEKAEQSYISLFGDHVDLKKELARCREAYLDLEDSIAEGAEEAWRNFKEQVGVIAPDLDISPLDPDKIVVDGAIVSPPRPVSESELKTRGQRIVESPPRSEDAPSSSKAPEKGPDQLAPSSIGEYNHYQCFDYGSMMDPEPNRCRRTDGKKWRCSKNTFYFSVKGVFSRGNGVLFPNSITKPCSKLHTSIASNTKSAVSIPTPKVTNFGNRTSVASDNRSSRDLCKKDNQIKNCVGYSISVMSSGKGSVTNDSNCISAGIGFSPRSVLQVSGCNSSHHNYTNSTELEPGRCRRTEGKKWRCKSAVLPGQKYCTTHVHRGAKRRCSTDHEPVTTPTPTSRYANTNSRPIYSAANRTTITEARKTVCTVPNTKLSMSIPASAPLRHNNGKSPNRSSDTDTTITDTINECSYASF is encoded by the exons ATGGTGGAGGGCCTGAAGGAGAAGGCGGAGCAGAGTTATATAAGTTTGTTTGGGGATCACGTGGACCTGAAGAAGGAGTTAGCGAGATGTCGGGAGGCCTATTTGGATCTGGAGGACTCCATTGCTGAGGGAGCCGAGGAGGCATGGAGGAACTTCAAGGAACAGGTCGGGGTTATTGCTCCAGACTTGGATATTTCTCCTCTGGATCCTGATAAGATCGTGGTTGATGGGGCCATTGTTTCTCCTCCCCGACCTGTTTCCGAATCCGagctgaagactcgggggcagaggatagTGGAATCCCCTCCCCGATCAGAAGATGCCCCgagttcttcaaaggctcctgAGAAGGGTCCCGATCAACTTGCTCCGTCTTCCATTG GAGAATACAATCACTACCAATGTTTTGACTATGGAAGTATGATGGATCCTGAACCGAATAGGTGTAGAAGAACCGATGGAAAGAAATGGAGGTGCAGCAAGAACACA ttttatttctctgtcaaaggtgttttctcaagggggaatggtgtattattcccaaatTCGATAACAAAGCCTTGTAGCAAGCTACATACTTCCATAGCCTCAAACACAAAATCTGCTGTTTCAATTCCAACACCTAAGGTAACAAACTTTGGCAACAGGACATCGGTTGCTTCGGATAACAGAAGTAGCCgagatttatgcaagaaagaTAACCAGATCAAGAACTGTGTCGGCTACAGTATCAGTGTTATGAGTAGTGGTAAAGGAAGTGTTACCAATGATAGTAATTGCATCTCTGCCGGCATAGGCTTCTCCCCAAGGAGTGTTCTCCAAG TTTCTGGTTGCAATAGTTCACACCACAACTACACAAACAGTACAGAGCTTGAACCAGGCAGGTGCCGGAGAACAGAAGGCAAGAAGTGGCGGTGCAAGAGTGCTGTTCTCCCTGGTCAGAAGTATTGCACCACTCACGTGCACAGAGGAGCTAAAAGGCGTTGTTCCACAGATCATGAGCCAgtcactactcctactcctacttctCGTTATGCCAATACCAATTCTCGGCCGATTTACTCTGCCGCGAACAGGACAACGATAACCGAAGCTCGGAAAACAGTTTGCACAGTTCCCAACACAAAActttctatgtcaatcccagcaaGTGCACCATTGAGACACAACAATGGGAAGAGTCCTAATAGGAGCAGTGACACAGACACCACCATCACTGACACCATCAATGAGTGTAGCTATGCTTCTTTCTAA
- the LOC112728324 gene encoding pentatricopeptide repeat-containing protein At4g32430, mitochondrial-like, which translates to MLHSQVSFKILQRLPLQSLFKHGSKFLRSLKHEHQVFDHIPHPKVASIKRSMLTLLHNNLPFRALFVFKTQFQLCSLDCVDEVGVALALKACQGELKLGCQLHGFAVSSGFISLVTVSNSLMKMYCKSGNFRKALRVFENLSCPDIVSWNTVLSGFEENIDALSFACSMHSNGIVFDPVTYTTALAFCWGDHGFCFGSQLHSLVAKFGFNCEVFVGNALITMYSRSGSLAEARRVFDEMPRKDLVSWSAMLSGYAQEGECYGLEAVSLFVSMVRQGMSLDHVSFTGAVSACGYMKNLELGRQIHGLTLKVGYGTHVSVCNVLISTYLKCEVGRDAKLVFQLMNNRNVVSWTTMISIEEEDAVSLFNEMRKDGVYPNDITFIGLLHSITLNNLVVEGEMIHGLCIKSSFLSEPNVSNSLITMYAKFESVQESKKIFEEVNHREIIAWNSLISGYAQNSLFKDAFLTFLAAVNEVKPNQYTFGSVLNAIAAAEDISLKHGQRCHSELIKRGLDTDPIVSGSLLDMYGKRGSIAESQRVFDETPRKSEFAWTAIVSAYARHGDYESVMSLFKEMESEGTTPDSITFLSILAACCRKGMVDVGHRVFDSMVKEHSIEPTPEHYSIMVDMLGRAGLLNEAEELMHQIPGGPRLSVLQSLLGSCRIHGNIEMAERVIDRLVEMDPASSGSYVLMANLYAEKGKWEKVAEVRKLMRERGVKKEVGFSWVDVGGINSLYLHGFSSGDKSHPESEDICNMAEFIGLQMKVLKGSKAREGDWHQE; encoded by the coding sequence ATGTTACACTCCCAGGTTTCCTTCAAGATCCTGCAACGGTTGCCATTACAATCATTATTCAAACATGGGTCGAAGTTTTTACGCTCACTCAAACATGAACACCAGGTGTTCGATCATATTCCTCACCCAAAAGTTGCATCGATTAAGCGTTCCATGCTTACCCTTTTGCACAACAACCTTCCCTTTCGTGCCCTGTTTGTATTCAAGACCCAGTTCCAGCTGTGTTCGCTCGACTGTGTTGATGAGGTCGGTGTTGCCTTGGCTCTCAAGGCTTGTCAAGGAGAGCTGAAACTTGGGTGCCAACTCCATGGTTTTGCAGTGTCCAGCGGGTTCATTTCATTGGTCACCGTGTCAAATTCGCTGATGAAGATGTACTGCAAGTCAGGGAATTTTCGGAAGGCCTTGCGTGTGTTTGAGAATTTGAGTTGCCCTGACATTGTTTCTTGGAACACTGTGCTTTCAGGGTTTGAGGAGAACATAGATGCTTTGAGTTTTGCTTGTTCTATGCATTCAAATGGGATCGTGTTTGATCCTGTGACATACACCACTGCTCTTGCCTTTTGTTGGGGTGATCATGGGTTTTGTTTTGGGAGCCAATTGCATTCTCTTGTTGCaaaatttggatttaattgtgaAGTTTTCGTAGGGAATGCTCTGATAACCATGTATTCAAGGTCAGGGAGTTTAGCTGAGGCTAGGAGGGTGTTTGATGAGATGCCCCGGAAGGATTTGGTTTCATGGAGTGCAATGCTTTCGGGTTATGCTCAAGAGGGGGAATGTTATGGGCTGGAAGCAGTTTCACTGTTTGTTAGCATGGTTAGGCAAGGGATGTCCCTTGACCATGTCTCGTTTACAGGTGCAGTTTCAGCTTGTGGTTATATGAAAAACTTAGAGCTAGGGAGGCAGATACATGGTTTGACACTTAAAGTGGGGTATGGAACACATGTTTCGGTTTGCAATGTGTTGATCTCGACTTATTTGAAGTGTGAGGTCGGCAGAGATGCAAAACTAGTTTTTCAGCTGATGAATAATCGCAATGTAGTCTCTTGGACGACAATGATttcaattgaagaagaagatgcagTGTCTCTTTTCAATGAGATGAGAAAAGATGGTGTATATCCAAATGATATTACATTTATAGGACTATTGCATTCTATTACACTCAATAATCTGGTGGTGGAAGGTGAAATGATTCATGGATTATGCATCAAAAGCAGCTTCTTGTCGGAACCAAATGTCTCCAATAGCCTTATTACCATGTATGCCAAGTTTGAATCTGTTCAAGAATCGAAGAAAATTTTTGAGGAGGTTAACCATAGAGAGATAATAGCATGGAATTCATTAATTTCAGGGTATGCTCAGAATAGCTTATTCAAAGATGCTTTCCTTACATTTTTGGCTGCAGTGAATGAGGTAAAACCAAACCAATACACTTTTGGCAGTGTCTTAAATGCTATTGCTGCTGCTGAGGATATATCTTTGAAACATGGGCAACGATGCCATTCGGAATTGATCAAACGTGGGTTAGACACTGATCCGATTGTTTCAGGTTCTCTGCTTGACATGTATGGCAAGCGTGGGAGCATAGCCGAGTCTCAAAGAGTATTTGACGAGACACCTAGAAAAAGTGAGTTTGCTTGGACTGCAATAGTATCAGCCTATGCTCGACATGGGGACTATGAGTCAGTGATGAGTTTGTTTAAGGAGATGGAGAGTGAAGGAACCACTCCTGACTCCATCACTTTCCTTTCCATTTTAGCTGCATGTTGTAGAAAAGGCATGGTTGATGTAGGCCATAGAGTCTTTGACTCCATGGTGAAAGAACATTCAATTGAACCAACTCCAGAACATTATTCTATCATGGTGGACATGTTAGGCCGCGCAGGACTGCTAAATGAGGCAGAAGAGTTGATGCACCAGATTCCAGGAGGACCTAGATTGTCAGTGTTGCAAAGCTTGCTTGGTTCTTGTAGAATACATGGGAATATAGAGATGGCTGAGAGGGTTATTGATAGGTTGGTTGAAATGGATCCTGCGAGTTCAGGTTCATATGTATTAATGGCAAACTTATACGCTGAGAAAGGGAAATGGGAGAAAGTAGCTGAAGTGAGGAAACTTATGAGAGAGAGGGGAGTGAAGAAGGAAGTTGGGTTTAGTTGGGTGGACGTTGGTGGTATTAATTCCTTGTATTTGCATGGTTTCTCTTCCGGGGATAAGTCGCACCCGGAGTCTGAGGATATTTGTAACATGGCAGAGTTTATTGGATTGCAAATGAAAGTTTTGAAAGGGAGCAAAGCAAGGGAAGGAGACTGGCATCAGGAATAA
- the LOC112728325 gene encoding NADH dehydrogenase [ubiquinone] 1 alpha subcomplex subunit 8-B, with the protein MASAVDASGNPIPTSSVLMAASKHIGVRCQAENVEFLKCKKKDQNPEKCLDKGRDVTRCVLGLLRDLHQKCTKEMDDYVGCMYYRTNEFDMCRKEQQAFEKKCTLE; encoded by the exons ATGGCGAGTGCGGTAGATGCATCTGGAAACCCGATCCCGACATCATCGGTTTTGATGGCGGCATCGAAGCACATTGGGGTAAGATGCCAAGCAGAGAACGTGGAGTTTCTCAAATGCAAGAAGAAGGATCAGAACCCTGAAAAGTGTCTCGATAAAGGGCGTGACGTCACTCGCTGCGTCCTTGGCCT TCTCAGGGATCTACACCAAAAGTGCACAAAGGAGATGGATGACTATGTTGGCTGCATGTACTACCGCACAAACGAATTTGACATGTGTCGCAAAGAGCAGCAAGCTTTCGAAAAAAAATGTACATTGGAATGA